TGTCCTAAAAATCCCACAAATATAAGATTATGGCTGTTTTCTTTGTAATATTTGATGATTTCATCAGATGTATCCCCTTCTAATAGCACAAACTTAGTATTTATATTATAGGGTTTTAAATATTCTTCAGCATCTTTTAATGCTGCACTTGGGCTGCTGCCTTTTGACAGGGTTGCAATTGTAAGAGGAAGTCTAATGGTCTTTGAAAATTCTGCTGCATAGTGGAGTGCCTTGCTTGCTGGTGCACTGCCATCATAGGCAATTAAAGGGTTTGTTATCTCTTCAAATCTGTCAGAAACCACCATTACAGGCTGGGAAGATTTTCTCATAACCCTTTCTGCAGTAGAACCCAGAAGTCCGTGTTTAAACTCTACATTTATTCCGTGCCTGCCTATTACAATAAGGTCAGATAAATTTGCCCTTTCACAAATCTCATTGGCAACGATGCCTGTTTCCAGAATGGTTTCGTGTTTGACATTTTCCCTTTTGCAGGTATCGGAAAAATCATTCAATACTATCCTGCCTTTTTCTTCAAGCGCCTCCCTCATTTTTGAAGAAAAATTAAAGAAAGGTTCAAAACCCAGTGAACCTGACAGGTCGTGTAAGAAAGGACCTTCAAGGGCAACTATATCAATTACATGCAGTCCGATTAAGTTTGCATGAAACCTTTTAGCTAGATAGATGCTGTATTCAAGTGCGGTCTTGCTGTGTTTTGAGCCGTCCTGCGGGACAAGGATATTTTTAAGCATGCTATTTGTCTCCTGTGTTTAAATGGTTACAGTCTCAAATTGATTCATTGTGCTTACAACCACATCTTCTTCTGCGGCATCAACCCTGAATATATCCCCTTCTTTCCACTTGAGTGTTATTGGCAGTTTGACCTTTTCATCTATATTCCTTTTTAAAAACCTTGCACCATATCTTATATTGTATCCTGTATCTACAAGTATATCTATTGCAGGCTCTGTTATATGCAATGTCTTATTGTATGTCATTAGATGTTTATTAAGGCTATCAATATATCTTGTTGTAATCTCTCTTACCTCATCCCTTGTAAGCGGTGAAAATACAATTGTATCATCTATCCTGTTAATAAATTCAGGGGTAAAGGTATTTTCCACCTCTTTCATTATATTCTTTTTT
This genomic interval from Deltaproteobacteria bacterium contains the following:
- a CDS encoding universal stress protein, with amino-acid sequence MLKNILVPQDGSKHSKTALEYSIYLAKRFHANLIGLHVIDIVALEGPFLHDLSGSLGFEPFFNFSSKMREALEEKGRIVLNDFSDTCKRENVKHETILETGIVANEICERANLSDLIVIGRHGINVEFKHGLLGSTAERVMRKSSQPVMVVSDRFEEITNPLIAYDGSAPASKALHYAAEFSKTIRLPLTIATLSKGSSPSAALKDAEEYLKPYNINTKFVLLEGDTSDEIIKYYKENSHNLIFVGFLGHTKIYEMVLGSTTEYIMRNMDGPVFAAR